The following nucleotide sequence is from Desulfovibrio sp. X2.
GGGCCGCGCTTCCTTTGTCTTCGCACCGCCTGCAGGGAGGTACGGTGCACCCGCGCCCAGGCCTGTCGCCCCCTGGCGACTTCTCCACCAACCAAGAATGATCCATAAAACGATCATTATATAGCCAAATGTTCTTTTTATGGAACATCCATGGACACCATGGCTGGTTTCTGCCACCCTCTCCATGGGGCGGGCATGGCTTGCCCGCCAATGGAACACGCAGGAGGGGCAGATGCCCAAGCCAACGACCAGGACATATTCGCGCTACGCCCGCGAGGCGGCGACGCTGCTCGGGCTGATGATCCACAACGCGCGCGTCGAGCGCGGACAGACGATCGCGGAGGTCGCCGAGCGGGCCGGTGTCACGCGCGGTCTCGTCGGCAGGATCGAGAAGGGTGACATGGGCTGCTCCATCGGCCTCGTGTTCGAGGTCGCCGCGATCGTCGGCGTCCGCCTGTTCGATGCGGAGCCGGAGACCCTGACCAGGCATCTCGCGCTCGCGCGCGACAGGCTGGCCCTGCTCCCCAAGGCCGTGCGCCACGGCGCGAAGGCGGTGAAAGATGACTTCTAGCCCTGTCCGCGACGAGGCCTAT
It contains:
- a CDS encoding helix-turn-helix transcriptional regulator, producing the protein MPKPTTRTYSRYAREAATLLGLMIHNARVERGQTIAEVAERAGVTRGLVGRIEKGDMGCSIGLVFEVAAIVGVRLFDAEPETLTRHLALARDRLALLPKAVRHGAKAVKDDF